A single region of the Mercenaria mercenaria strain notata chromosome 6, MADL_Memer_1, whole genome shotgun sequence genome encodes:
- the LOC123549994 gene encoding uncharacterized protein LOC123549994, with the protein MDELEKLFCGKWELDRNENLRESMEAMNMQKEEIEFFMQNKPKMKIVRQGDKVFHSMDLGNGVVDDVTYELGKGFEMKDTTRDPPLYHNKVLCTFENGKLTYESRSQLTGPRKLDTVTVLYVKDGELISDSSPLNDRSIVGRRIYKKA; encoded by the exons ATGGATGAATTAGAGAAATTATTCTGTGGCAAATGGGAATTGGACCGCAACGAGAACCTGAGAGAATCAATGGAGGCTATGA ACATGCAAAAAGAAGAGATCGAgtttttcatgcaaaataaaccAAAAATGAAAATCGTACGTCAAGGTGATAAAGTTTTTCATTCAATGGATCTGGGTAACGGCGTAGTCGACGATGTTACGTACGAGCTCGGTAAAGGATTTGAAATGAAGGACACCACAAGAGACCCACCGCTGTATCACAACAAG GTACTATGTACTTTCGAAAACGGAAAACTAACTTACGAAAGCAGGTCACAGCTAACAGGTCCCAGAAAGCTAGATACAGTCACCGTTTTGTATGTAAAAGATGGTGAACTTATTTCg GACAGTAGTCCGCTAAATGACCGTAGTATTGTCGGCAGGAGGATTTACAAAA